The DNA window CGGCCCGTTCGCCGCGTCGGGGGCCATCGGGCGCGGCGGTTCACTGCCGACCAACACCGGCGGGGGGCAGCTTTCCTCCTACTACATGTGGGGGATGACGCCGATCTCGGAGGCGATCATTCAAGGCCGCGGACAGGGTGGCCAGCGGCAAGCGGCCAACCAGCTCATTCTGGTGAGCGGCAACGGCGGCACGCTGCAGCATCACTCGACGTTGCTGCTGTCGCCGGAGGCGAAGGCATGACCGAATCAGCCTGGTTGCCGGTGGCGGCCGCGGAGACGGCGGCTGTGTCGACGCCGGGCGCATCGGCGGCGGCGGTAGGGGCGGCACCGTTTTTCGCTGCTGCGCGCGAGGGCAAACTCCGGCTCCAGCGCTGCCGCGCATGCGGCACGTGGGCGTTGCCGTTGCGTACGCGCTGCCAGGCGTGCGGCTCAAGCGCCATGCAGTGGCGTGACGCCTCCGGCCGCGGCACGATCTTCAGCCACGCCGTGCTGCACCGACCGTACCACCCTCGACACCAGGGACGGCTGCCGCTGGTCCTGGCGCAAATCGATCTGGCGGAGGGCGTGCGTCTGCAGTCCAACATCGTCGACCTCGACCTCGACCTCGACACCGACGCCGATCAGATCAAAGTCGGTCGCGAGGTCGAGGTGGCGTTCGAGGCGCTCGCCGACGGGAGCGGCACGGTGCCGGTGTTCAAGCTCGTGTAGGAGGGTGCGGCGTCGCGGGCACCACGATGGCGAGAAAGATGTATTGATACATGTCAGATTTCCGGCATAAATTACAACTATGTATACAAGAATGCTCACGAAGCCGGTGGGCTCCTGCTTCCTGTTCGGACCCCGCGGTACCGGCAAGTCGACCTGGATCCGGGAACACTTCGCGCACGCCACGATCTACGACCTGTTGTCCTCCCGCGAGGCGGTGCGCCTGCGACGCGAACCGGAGATGCTGTTCCGGGAGGTCCAGTCCAGTTCGCCAGACGACTGGATCGTGATCGACGAGATCCAGAAAGTGCCGGAACTGCTCGACGAAGTCCACCGCCTCATCGAGACGAGGCGGCTCCGGTTCATTCTGTCCGGGTCGAGCGCACGCAAGCTCCGGCGGGGCGGATCGAATCTCCTGGCGGGCAGAGCTGTGGTCGAGCGTCTGTTTCCGTTGTGTTCTGCCGAGATGGCGTTTCAGCTCGACCTCGAACGTGCCCTGGTCTACGGAACGCTGCCCCTTGCCGTCACCGGCGCCGACCCCGCGGCCTACCTTTCCGCATATGCCGACACGTATCTGCAGGAAGAGATCCGCGCCGAGGCGTTGACCAGGAACGTCGGCGGCTTCAGCCGCTTCCTTGAGATCGCCGCGCGGCAGAACGGCCAGGTCACGAACTTGTCCAGCATCTCCCGTGACGCCGCCGTAACCCGCTCCACGGTCCAGAACTACTTCGACATCCTCAGCGACACGCTGATCGGCTCGTGGCTCACTCCCTGGAAGCTCAAGCGTGCCACCAAGCAGGTGGCGCATCCCAAGTTCTACCTGTTCGACTGCGGCGTGGCGCGGGCGCTCTCCGGCCGGTTGGCCTACGCACCGTCGCTGGAGGAGCAGGGGCCGCTTCTGGAGACCCTGCTGATCGGCGAGGTGCGCGCCTACCTCTCCTATGCCGGGCTGCGCTATCCGCTCCACTTCTGGCGCAGCCATGACGGGGTCGAGGTCGATCTGCTGTGCGAGACCAACGCCGGGTTCGTGGCGGTGGAGGTCAAGGCGGGGAACCGCTGGGAGAACCGCTTCAATCGCGGCCTGCAGCGCGTCGGCGACGAGTTGGGCGCCCACCGGGTCACCGCTCTTGGGGTCTATCGCGGCGAGCGTCCGGCAACCTGGGGGAACGTGCAGGTGCTCCCGGTGTTGGACTTCCTCCACCGCCTGTGGGACGGGGCCGTGCTGCGTTGACCGATTGCGATTGAGGCGGTCCGGACGTCTATGTGACCTGCGCCGCGATCGCAGCGCGCACCCAGCAGGTCGGTCGCGAGGTCGAGGTGGCGTTCGAGGCGCTCGCCGACGGCAGCGGCACGGTGCCCGTGTTCAAGCTCGTCTAGGAGGGACGGCCAACCCGGCCACCGGCGCTACCCACGCGAAACCCGGAAGAGCCGTCTCTTGATGGCTCTCTTTGACGGATCAGCACCGAGCCGACCTACACGACCCCTGACCCCGCCTGCGCCACGCGACCTCGGGTCCAGCAGGTCCCTCACGGCGTCGCCGAACATGTTCAGACTGTAAACGGTAATAGTCAGGGCAAGACCAGGCCAGAGCGCCAACCGTGGCGCCACCTCCATGAACTCGCGCCCGTCCCGGCTCAGCATGCCTCCTCAGCTAGGGACGTCCGCTGGCAGTCCGAATCCGAGGAAGCTCAAGGACGCCTCACTGATGATCACCCCGCCGATGTTGATGCTGAATATGATGATTACGACAGGCATGATATTGGGCAGGACATGCCTGATGAGTGTTCTCAGTTTGGTACAGCCAATCGCCTCCGCCGTCTGAAAATAGACATTCTCCTTTACCCCAATGACAGCGCCTCGGACTACTCGTGAGCCGCCGATTCCTCCGGTTATCCCGAGTACCACTATTACCTGCAGCGGACCCTGCCCCACCAGGGACATTATGGTCAACAACAGGAGCAATCCCGGGAAACACATCCAGGCGTCTACAAATCTCTGCACGGACAGGTCCACTTTACCGCCGAAGAATCCCGAAATGCCACCTATCAGGACAGCCACCACGACATTGACCGTGGTCGCTGCCAGACCTACCATCAACGAAATACGAGCCCCGAAGATGAGGCGGGTCAAGAGGTCTCGCCCCAACTGGTCGGTACCGAGAGAAAGACCAGGATGGTCAATAGCAGCAGGGTGGGGATTATCAGCAATAATCGCCTGATGATATAGGCTCTCATGGGACCCACCTCATCGCGATTTCCGCCGTCAACGAGATTGCTTGGTCGCTAACGCTGCTCGCAATGACATCTTGTGTGGGAGCCG is part of the Spirochaetaceae bacterium genome and encodes:
- a CDS encoding AAA family ATPase — its product is MLTKPVGSCFLFGPRGTGKSTWIREHFAHATIYDLLSSREAVRLRREPEMLFREVQSSSPDDWIVIDEIQKVPELLDEVHRLIETRRLRFILSGSSARKLRRGGSNLLAGRAVVERLFPLCSAEMAFQLDLERALVYGTLPLAVTGADPAAYLSAYADTYLQEEIRAEALTRNVGGFSRFLEIAARQNGQVTNLSSISRDAAVTRSTVQNYFDILSDTLIGSWLTPWKLKRATKQVAHPKFYLFDCGVARALSGRLAYAPSLEEQGPLLETLLIGEVRAYLSYAGLRYPLHFWRSHDGVEVDLLCETNAGFVAVEVKAGNRWENRFNRGLQRVGDELGAHRVTALGVYRGERPATWGNVQVLPVLDFLHRLWDGAVLR
- a CDS encoding OB-fold domain-containing protein translates to MAAAETAAVSTPGASAAAVGAAPFFAAAREGKLRLQRCRACGTWALPLRTRCQACGSSAMQWRDASGRGTIFSHAVLHRPYHPRHQGRLPLVLAQIDLAEGVRLQSNIVDLDLDLDTDADQIKVGREVEVAFEALADGSGTVPVFKLV
- a CDS encoding ABC transporter permease subunit; this translates as MVGLAATTVNVVVAVLIGGISGFFGGKVDLSVQRFVDAWMCFPGLLLLLTIMSLVGQGPLQVIVVLGITGGIGGSRVVRGAVIGVKENVYFQTAEAIGCTKLRTLIRHVLPNIMPVVIIIFSINIGGVIISEASLSFLGFGLPADVPS